Part of the Tenacibaculum sp. SZ-18 genome, TTAATTTTTGCGTACGCATCATCACAAGAATTCGTCGTTTCGATATCAAGATTATCAATATCTTTAATATAAGAAAGGATACCTTCTATGATTAACTGATGATCATCAGCAATTAAGATTTTAATTTTTTCAGGCATTTAGTGGTGTTTGGATGATTATATGAGTTCCTTTTCCTACCTCACTTTCAATAGTTAATGTTCCGTTTAATTCCTGAACACGTTCTTGTAAGTTTAATAGTCCAATTCCCTTTTTCTGCGTAGTGGTATCGAAACCTTTACCATTGTCTACTACATCCAAAAATACAGTTTTTTTGTTTATTGAGAAACTAATCGTCATTTTAGAAGCGTCGGCATATTTTTGACAATTTTGAATACATTCTCGTAAACTTAAGTATAACATTCTTTTAATCGATTTATTCGCTTCCGACCAATCGATTTCTTTTAAGCCGTTTACCTTAATTATAAATTGAGGAGAAAAATAATCACTTACTAAATTTAGAATTTGATCTCTAAACGGAACTTCTTCAAAACTTACACTACTTAACTGATGTGATAAATTTCGAACATTGTCTTTTACCAATTCTAACTTTTGAGCTTCCTCTACTAATTGTGATTTTTCTAATTTTCTGTGTAGCAAGCGTAAATCGCCAGCTACCTCATCGTGTAAAGATTTTGCTATTTGTCTACGCTCTTCTTCTCTAGCCTCTACTTTTTGTAACTGTGCTAAAAACAGCAACTTCTTCCTTCTGAACCTAAAAAACGAAATACTTGATAGTAAAAACATAATACTAATACCTGATAACAGTAAACCAATAGTAGCACGTTGCTTTTGCGCTTCTGCTTCTGCTTGTGTTTTTTCGTTTTCTACTTTAAGTTCTTCGTTTTCTTTTTCAGTTTTTTCTGTTTCGTAGCGAATCTTTGCAAACTGATTTTTTAACTGACGTTCTTGTTGAAAAAGGCTATCATTGAGTGTTATGTATTCTCTTAAATACTCCTTGGATTCCTCACCATTTGTTAAATAAGAAAGTAAATCAAGTGCTTCTAACCAACGTTTATTATTGTGTGTGCTTTTTGCATATCTTAAAGCTTCAGTAGTATGAAACTTGGCCTTACTCTTATTATTCTGATCGTTATAATAATTTGCTATATTCAAATGAGTAGTACTTAAACTCGATAAATTATTTAGTTTATTCCTAATTGTAATAACTTCATCATAACTCTGTAAAACCTTTTTTGGATCGTGATTTTTATTTAGTTTATAACTACTAAAAGTTAAATTTTCTAAAAGTAAAGCATAATGTGAAGGGTAGTTCTTTTTTATACTATCAAAACTGAGACCTTTCTTAAAAAAATTCAGTGCCTTAAGATGTTCTCCTTGCTGTTGATATAAAAGTCCTAAATTATTTGTAATGTGTAAAATCGACCTCTTTTTCCTATTTGAATCTTTCAGGTAAGAATTTACATTTAAAGCTTTATTATAATATTTTATTGCTTTAATATTCTGACCTAATTCTAATGATACTAAACCTAAGTTATTATATAAATTTACAATATATTCAAAAGAATTAATCGGTTCCAAATAAGTTAATGCTTCAATTGAATTCACCTCACTTCCTAAAAAATCTTTTACCTCTCTTTGTAAATTTGCTGTACTCAACAATCTTCTTCCAACTGCTAATGAGTCATTAATTTTTTTGGAAATATTAATTGACTTTTGATAATAATAATATGCACTATCCCTAGTGTAAGTAAGTTTATTTTGTAAAGCTTTAAAATGAAAATATTTTGCTAGAAGGATTGAATCACCACCTACTAAATATAAACTATTTATTTTATTGGTGATGTTGATTAATTCTGGTAGGTTTTTGCTAAAAAAAGCCCTACGCCCAGATTGAATTATTTCATCTCTATTGAACTCTAGTAAATCCTCTTGAGCATTTAAAGAAATGAAAGTAAAAAAGACTATTATGAAAAAATATTGTCTATTCATAAAAAACAAAACCATTATTCCTCAAAAATAATGGTTTTATATTATCAAATTAAACGTTTGATTCAACTTTTAAGTTCTATCTCCCCCGTCATTTCCTCCATCTCCACCACCACCGCCAGTCATACCACCACCGTTGTCATCTCCGCCTGGGAACTTAGCTATTTCTGTTTTTTGGATGTAAGTAATTTTTTTCATAATCTGTAAAATTTTTATTGTTGTGATTGTTTATGCTAAATGAGATTTGAAATTAAACATTTTAATTTAATATCGCAATATTTACTACTGTTAAAGGAAATTTTAAACATTTTTTAGCATTTGCTAAACCACTTTCAACAAAATTCCTTTCATTTTGATGGTAAATGTGAGGTTTTGAGATTAGTGTTATCTTTAAAGTTATTCAACAAAAAGATTACTTCGTCTTGTTACCAAACTTAATTCGGTACAAGCCTCGTAATGACGTAACAATTCGTCATTGCGAATGAAACTTAGTGAAGTGAAGCAATCTGTATATCCATAATGAGAGATTACTTCGTCATTCTTCCTCGTAATGACGTAACAATTCGTCATTGCGAATGAAACATAGTGGATGAAGCAATCATATATAAAAAACTAAATCAATATTATTCAACCAACAGATTTACTTCATCTTGTTACCAAACTTAATTTGGTACAAACCTCGTAATGACATAATGAAACGTCATTGCGAACTGAACACAGTGAAGTGAAGCAATCATTATATATAAAACTAAATCAATATTATTCAACGAACAGATTACTTCGTCATTCTTCCTGGTAATGACGTAACAATTCGTCATTGCGAACGAAACATAGTGAAGTGAAGCAATCTTTATATCCAAAACGAGAGATTACTTCGTCGATACCTCCTCGTAATGACGTAACAATTCGTCATTGCGAACGAAACATAGTGAAGTAAAGCAATCTGTATATCCATAACGAGAGATTACTTCGTCGATACCTCCTCGTAATGACGTATCAATTCGTCATTGCGAACGAAACATAGTGAAGTGAAGCAATCTGTATATCCATAACGAGAGATTACTTCGTCATTCTTCCTCGTAATGACGAAAATATTATACTTTTACCTCTATGAAAAAGAGCTATGTGTATTTTCTTACCAATAAAAATAATACTGTAATTTATATTGGGGTTACCAGTGATATTGAGAAAAGAATTTTCCAGCATAAGACAAAAGTATTTAAAGGGTTTACTTTTAAATACAATTGTAATAAGTTAGTTTATCTTGAAGAATTTGATTCAATAAATGATGCTATTGTTAGAGAAAAGCAACTAAAATCAGGAAATAGAAAAAGAAAAGAAGATTTAATAAATATAGCGAACCCTGAATGGAGTGATTTATCTACAAACTGGGTTTTTGATACGAATTAAAAGATTACTTCGTCATTCTTCCTCGTAACGACAATTCAAAACGTCATTGCGAATGAAACATAGTGAAGTGAAGTAATCATATATAAAAAACTAAATCAATATTATTCAACGAACAGATTACTTCGTCTTGTTACCAAAATAAATTTGGCACAAACCTCGTAATGACAATTCAAAACGTCATTACGAATGAAACATAGTGAAGTGAAGCAATCTATTTATCCTGAAATAAATTCAGAATCAAATAGGAATTTGTACTAAAATATTTGTTCCCTTTCCTTTTGAGCTTTGTACTCCGAAAATTCCTTTTAGTTTCTTAACACGTGTTTCCATGTTTTTAAAACCAATTCCCGCTGGATTTTCAACAGTATTAAACCCAACACCATTATCTTCAATTTCTAGTGTTAATTTACTTTCCAATTCTTTTATCGCTACTGAAATAGAACTTGCTTTCGCGTGTTTAATAATGTTTTGTAAAGCTTCTTGAAGGATTCGATAAATGTCTGTTTTTATATCTTTTTGTATAACATCCCAATTGATTTCTTTGGCGATATCAATTTTGTAGTTTAATTCGGCAATAGTAGTTTTTTCCTTGATAAGCTCGTTAATTACCGCATTGAAATTCTCTGAAGAACTACTTGGCGTATAACTCAATTTATGTGATACCTCACGAATTTCCTTTTCAATATCTTGAAGTTCATCTAATAGTTGACCATATTTTTCTTCTTCTTCTTTTCCTCCTCCTACAGGTAAAAACCCTAAACCAAATCGAGTTCCAAATAATCTTCCTAAAATACCGTCATGTAATTCTTGAGCAATTCTGTCGCGTTCGTTATTCGCAACTCTAACTTTTTCCAGCTCGGCTACGAAAGCTGCTTTTCTTTTCTTTAAATTGAAAAATAAAAAACTAATTCCTAAACCCAACAAACTAAAAATAGCTAAAAACCAACCCCATATTTTTTGTTCTCTCTCTTTTAATATTTCAATTTCTTTAGCTTCATTCTCTGTTCTTAACTCCTTGTTTTCTTTCTCTTTTTTTTCAGTTTCATAACGGATTCTAGCAAATTGGTTCTTTAACTGACGTTCTTGTTGAAAGAGGCTGTCGTTAAGCTCAATATATTCCTGCAAATACTTAAGAGATTCATCTCCCTTTTCAATTTTTGATAGAGTCAACAATGCTTTCAACCATCTTTTATTGTTATGTGTTTGCTTTGAATACTCTAAAGCAGAAATTGCATATTCTTTTGCTTTTGTAAAATTCTTTTTAGTTATATGAAAATCAGCTAAGTTCATAAACGTAGTTGGAATTTCAAAAGTAGTAGCTACACCATTTTCCTCTTGATATTGATTTCTTAAGTTTAAAACTTCAAAATATTTTTGCTCCGTATCATTTTCTATTCCTGATTTAAATTGACTATAAGTTAAATTCTCTAGTAATAGGGCATAATGAATAGGAAATTTTTCTTTAAGACTATCCAATAACAATCCTTTTTCAAAATATTTTACAGCCTTCTTATGAGAGTTATCTTTTTGATAAAATAACCCCATATTATTGTAAAACCTTATGTAACTTAATTTTTTTCGATTTTTGTTTTTAATTGAATCTCCAAAATTAAATGCGTATTTGTAATATTTAATTGCTTCTCTATCTTGATTTAATTCTTCAGAAACTAGACCTAAATTATTATATAAGCTTTCTAAATATGCAAATGATTCTAGAGGTTCTAAATATTTTAACGCTTCAAATGAACTGATTTGACTTCCTAAATAATCTTTTACCCTTCTTTGTACAACAGCCATACTTAACAGGCGTCTTCCTACTGCTAAAGAATCCTTTAAAAGTTTTGAAATATTTGTTGACAGTTGATAATAGAAATAAGCACTATCATTCTGATAGATTAATTTATGTTGTAAAGCTCTAAAATGATACAATTTGGCTAATAGAAAAGAATCTCTATGAATAAAATAAGTTGAATCTATTCTTTTTGTTATTGCTTGAAGCTCAGATAATTTTTTTGCAAAGTAGGCTTGTCTACCAGATTCAATTATATCGTCTTTAAACTGTTCATAATTAGTCTTGGATTGATTCTGAGCACTAATAGAAAATACAATTAAGAAAAAAACTAATAAAAGTTGACACTTATTCATGAAGCTGAAATTAATCAATCTTTACTATTTTGCAAGTGAGGTCTTTGATAAAACTTATTCTCTCAACTTCACAAATAAGTCCCAAAGAACAACTCCACAACTTACAGAAATATTTAAGGAGTGTTTTGTACCTAATTGAGGAATTTCAATACAATTATCCGA contains:
- a CDS encoding tetratricopeptide repeat-containing sensor histidine kinase; protein product: MNRQYFFIIVFFTFISLNAQEDLLEFNRDEIIQSGRRAFFSKNLPELINITNKINSLYLVGGDSILLAKYFHFKALQNKLTYTRDSAYYYYQKSINISKKINDSLAVGRRLLSTANLQREVKDFLGSEVNSIEALTYLEPINSFEYIVNLYNNLGLVSLELGQNIKAIKYYNKALNVNSYLKDSNRKKRSILHITNNLGLLYQQQGEHLKALNFFKKGLSFDSIKKNYPSHYALLLENLTFSSYKLNKNHDPKKVLQSYDEVITIRNKLNNLSSLSTTHLNIANYYNDQNNKSKAKFHTTEALRYAKSTHNNKRWLEALDLLSYLTNGEESKEYLREYITLNDSLFQQERQLKNQFAKIRYETEKTEKENEELKVENEKTQAEAEAQKQRATIGLLLSGISIMFLLSSISFFRFRRKKLLFLAQLQKVEAREEERRQIAKSLHDEVAGDLRLLHRKLEKSQLVEEAQKLELVKDNVRNLSHQLSSVSFEEVPFRDQILNLVSDYFSPQFIIKVNGLKEIDWSEANKSIKRMLYLSLRECIQNCQKYADASKMTISFSINKKTVFLDVVDNGKGFDTTTQKKGIGLLNLQERVQELNGTLTIESEVGKGTHIIIQTPLNA
- a CDS encoding GIY-YIG nuclease family protein → MKKSYVYFLTNKNNTVIYIGVTSDIEKRIFQHKTKVFKGFTFKYNCNKLVYLEEFDSINDAIVREKQLKSGNRKRKEDLINIANPEWSDLSTNWVFDTN
- a CDS encoding tetratricopeptide repeat-containing sensor histidine kinase; its protein translation is MNKCQLLLVFFLIVFSISAQNQSKTNYEQFKDDIIESGRQAYFAKKLSELQAITKRIDSTYFIHRDSFLLAKLYHFRALQHKLIYQNDSAYFYYQLSTNISKLLKDSLAVGRRLLSMAVVQRRVKDYLGSQISSFEALKYLEPLESFAYLESLYNNLGLVSEELNQDREAIKYYKYAFNFGDSIKNKNRKKLSYIRFYNNMGLFYQKDNSHKKAVKYFEKGLLLDSLKEKFPIHYALLLENLTYSQFKSGIENDTEQKYFEVLNLRNQYQEENGVATTFEIPTTFMNLADFHITKKNFTKAKEYAISALEYSKQTHNNKRWLKALLTLSKIEKGDESLKYLQEYIELNDSLFQQERQLKNQFARIRYETEKKEKENKELRTENEAKEIEILKEREQKIWGWFLAIFSLLGLGISFLFFNLKKRKAAFVAELEKVRVANNERDRIAQELHDGILGRLFGTRFGLGFLPVGGGKEEEEKYGQLLDELQDIEKEIREVSHKLSYTPSSSSENFNAVINELIKEKTTIAELNYKIDIAKEINWDVIQKDIKTDIYRILQEALQNIIKHAKASSISVAIKELESKLTLEIEDNGVGFNTVENPAGIGFKNMETRVKKLKGIFGVQSSKGKGTNILVQIPI